A portion of the Bacteroidota bacterium genome contains these proteins:
- a CDS encoding N-acetylneuraminate synthase family protein, with protein sequence MQKPTVQIGKKSVGEGERIFIIAEIGINHNGSLEIAKKLIDGAVLAGCDAVKFQKRTPELCVPRDQQDVMRDTPWGRMTYLEYRYMVEFGEKEYADIDRHCRERGINWFASCWDEESVDFIEKFNPVCYKVPSAALTNNELLMKKRQTGKPMIVSTGMSTENEIDSAMTLLGRESILVAHSTSTYPCPAEELNLKMIQTLKQKFPECPVGYSGHETGLAPTWAAVAMGATFVERHITLDRAMWGSDQAASVEIGGLIRLVQNIRDIEKAVGDGIKRVYESELGPRKRLRQVREKVTA encoded by the coding sequence ATGCAGAAACCGACGGTCCAGATCGGCAAAAAGTCTGTTGGAGAAGGGGAACGGATTTTCATCATCGCCGAGATCGGCATCAACCATAACGGCTCGCTCGAAATCGCTAAGAAGCTGATCGACGGTGCCGTGCTCGCCGGATGCGACGCAGTAAAATTTCAAAAGAGGACGCCTGAACTGTGCGTCCCGAGAGATCAGCAGGACGTCATGCGCGATACTCCGTGGGGACGGATGACATACCTTGAGTACCGCTACATGGTCGAATTTGGCGAAAAGGAATATGCCGACATCGACCGCCACTGCCGAGAACGCGGGATCAACTGGTTCGCATCGTGCTGGGATGAAGAGTCGGTAGATTTTATCGAAAAATTTAACCCGGTCTGCTACAAAGTGCCTTCGGCCGCATTGACGAACAATGAACTGTTGATGAAGAAACGCCAGACCGGCAAGCCGATGATCGTCTCGACCGGGATGTCGACGGAGAATGAGATCGATAGTGCAATGACCCTTCTTGGACGGGAGAGCATTCTCGTTGCTCATTCCACCTCCACGTATCCCTGTCCGGCAGAAGAATTAAATTTGAAGATGATCCAGACTTTAAAGCAAAAATTTCCCGAATGCCCCGTCGGTTATTCCGGCCACGAAACAGGGCTCGCACCGACATGGGCGGCGGTGGCAATGGGAGCAACGTTCGTGGAGCGGCATATAACTTTAGACAGAGCCATGTGGGGAAGCGATCAGGCGGCTTCGGTCGAGATCGGCGGGCTGATCCGCCTGGTGCAGAATATCCGCGACATTGAGAAGGCGGTCGGAG